In Candidatus Nitronauta litoralis, one DNA window encodes the following:
- a CDS encoding prepilin peptidase, producing MTAFELVPQWLWVFAAMIMGMLFGSFSNVCIARMPKRESVAYPPSNCPKCKSPISAIDNIPVLSYLILGGKCRACKEPISIQYPIVETVTGLLMAAVVWKFGATIESLLHLIIMPPLVIITMIDIEHQIIPDRITLPGIVYGLAAGSWLHGWADSLIGLLVGGGSFLLLAEVYQRTRGVQGMGGGDIKYIAAAGAFLGWQQVMVVIFGGSLLGALFGALGMSVKRIKFLTRIPFGPFLVLATLLSIFFGNELIDLYLEYAGMKQ from the coding sequence ATGACGGCTTTTGAACTGGTTCCCCAATGGTTGTGGGTGTTTGCAGCAATGATCATGGGGATGCTGTTTGGCAGTTTTTCCAACGTGTGTATCGCCCGCATGCCTAAAAGGGAATCGGTGGCCTACCCACCTTCCAACTGCCCCAAGTGTAAAAGCCCCATCTCCGCGATCGACAACATTCCTGTACTCAGTTACCTGATTCTGGGTGGAAAATGCAGGGCGTGCAAGGAACCAATATCGATTCAGTACCCGATTGTTGAGACGGTTACCGGGTTGCTGATGGCTGCAGTTGTGTGGAAATTTGGAGCCACGATAGAAAGTCTACTGCACCTGATCATCATGCCGCCATTGGTGATCATCACCATGATCGACATAGAGCACCAGATCATTCCAGACAGGATTACGTTACCTGGGATAGTTTACGGACTCGCGGCCGGGAGCTGGCTCCATGGATGGGCCGATTCGCTGATTGGCCTTCTTGTTGGCGGAGGCAGCTTTCTCCTACTTGCTGAAGTGTATCAGCGTACACGCGGGGTGCAGGGCATGGGTGGCGGAGATATAAAATACATTGCGGCTGCAGGAGCTTTTTTGGGTTGGCAACAGGTGATGGTGGTCATCTTTGGAGGCTCTCTTCTTGGCGCGTTGTTTGGCGCACTGGGAATGTCTGTAAAACGTATAAAATTTCTTACCCGGATTCCCTTCGGGCCCTTTTTAGTGCTGGCAACCCTGTTGTCGATTTTTTTCGGAAATGAGTTGATCGACCTTTACCTTGAGTACGCGGGTATGAAACAATAG
- a CDS encoding regulatory protein RecX, with amino-acid sequence MTGDDIGKHAKRAALRYLGYRDRSVSEMRAYLAKKDFSVKVIDETVQYLAGLGYLDDARFSMQFSRSRIESRGMGRFRLRYELVNKGVDEHIIDQVLDTLFMEFDEFQLARDCAEKKLPAWEGLPAQTVKRRLAGFLGRKGFAAETVYRTVKELLP; translated from the coding sequence ATGACCGGAGATGATATCGGAAAGCATGCAAAAAGAGCGGCTCTGCGTTACCTGGGTTACCGGGACCGGAGTGTCAGTGAAATGCGTGCTTACCTTGCGAAGAAAGATTTTTCCGTTAAAGTAATTGATGAGACCGTTCAATATCTGGCGGGTCTGGGTTACCTGGATGATGCCCGGTTTTCGATGCAATTTTCCCGGAGCCGGATCGAATCGAGGGGCATGGGCCGGTTTCGCCTGCGATACGAGCTGGTCAACAAAGGGGTGGATGAGCACATTATCGATCAGGTTCTGGATACCTTGTTCATGGAATTTGATGAGTTTCAACTCGCCCGCGATTGCGCTGAAAAAAAACTGCCTGCCTGGGAAGGTTTGCCAGCCCAGACGGTAAAACGTCGATTGGCCGGCTTTCTGGGGCGTAAAGGATTCGCAGCCGAAACTGTGTATCGCACAGTGAAGGAATTATTGCCTTAA
- the recA gene encoding recombinase RecA has translation MAGDDNRDKALELAFSQIEKQFGKGAIMRLGKAQAQEGIPVISTGSIAIDNALGIGGVPKGRITEIYGPEASGKTSLTLHIIAEAQKSGGVAAFVDAEHALDPKYAEALGVNLDDLLLSQPDTGEQTLEIAEVLVRSGAVDVIVVDSVAALVPKAELDGDMGDSHMGLQARLMSQAMRKLTGVVNKSNAALIFINQIRMKIGVMFGSPETTTGGNALKFYSSMRIDIRRIAALKDADKVIGNRTRVKVVKNKLAPPFKDCEFDIIYGKGISLVGDLLDLGVTHEIINKSGTWFSYKDQRIGQGRENSKNFLLENPDIFAEIETELRKRLGLIKDDSADAGGDGEDKASPAEEPKRRGKKTQSGAS, from the coding sequence ATGGCGGGTGATGATAATCGGGATAAAGCCCTGGAACTTGCGTTTTCCCAGATAGAAAAGCAGTTTGGCAAGGGGGCAATCATGCGGTTGGGAAAGGCCCAGGCGCAAGAGGGTATTCCGGTGATCTCCACCGGATCCATTGCGATTGACAACGCACTTGGTATTGGAGGTGTGCCCAAAGGCCGCATTACGGAGATTTATGGACCGGAAGCCTCAGGTAAAACAAGCCTCACCCTTCATATTATTGCCGAGGCCCAGAAATCAGGCGGTGTCGCGGCCTTTGTGGATGCAGAGCATGCGCTCGATCCTAAATATGCAGAAGCACTTGGAGTCAATCTGGATGACTTGCTGTTGTCGCAGCCGGATACGGGCGAACAGACGCTGGAAATTGCAGAGGTGCTGGTGCGTTCGGGGGCGGTGGACGTGATCGTGGTCGACTCGGTAGCAGCGTTGGTTCCTAAAGCGGAGCTGGATGGGGATATGGGAGACAGCCACATGGGTCTGCAGGCGCGGCTGATGTCTCAGGCCATGCGAAAGCTCACAGGTGTGGTGAATAAATCGAATGCCGCCCTGATTTTCATCAACCAGATCCGTATGAAAATCGGGGTTATGTTTGGCAGCCCGGAAACTACCACCGGTGGAAACGCACTGAAATTTTATTCTTCGATGCGGATTGATATTCGCAGGATTGCGGCTTTGAAGGATGCCGACAAAGTCATCGGTAATCGGACCCGCGTGAAGGTGGTTAAAAACAAGCTGGCTCCCCCATTCAAGGATTGTGAATTCGATATCATCTACGGCAAGGGCATTTCCCTGGTAGGTGACCTGCTGGATCTGGGCGTTACCCATGAAATCATAAACAAGAGTGGCACCTGGTTTTCCTATAAGGACCAGCGTATCGGGCAGGGTCGGGAAAATTCCAAAAACTTCCTACTGGAAAACCCGGATATCTTTGCGGAGATTGAAACCGAATTGCGTAAACGTTTAGGGTTAATAAAGGATGATTCTGCGGATGCCGGAGGTGATGGTGAAGATAAGGCATCACCGGCAGAAGAGCCAAAACGCCGTGGAAAAAAAACCCAATCCGGAGCTTCCTGA
- the thpR gene encoding RNA 2',3'-cyclic phosphodiesterase → MHAIRTFVAIDIPSPARKVIAAVQRRFLPLDLKASWVRPENVHLTLKFLGNIDPDRVPEVSSALAKATLSSKPFSLSLGKIGLFPGKGAPRVIWVGLKDAENRLKFLHQKVEMELSRIGFEPEARPFSPHLTVGRIKSRKNVRALKERVVSGESIEQVTVSVTGIVLYKSELTPEGSRYINLKALPLGDSLPNIK, encoded by the coding sequence GTGCACGCGATCCGGACGTTTGTCGCTATCGACATACCTTCCCCGGCCCGAAAGGTGATCGCCGCGGTGCAACGCCGTTTCCTGCCCCTCGACTTGAAAGCCTCCTGGGTTCGACCGGAAAACGTTCACTTAACCCTTAAGTTTCTTGGAAACATCGACCCTGACCGGGTTCCTGAAGTGTCCTCTGCCTTGGCTAAGGCAACTTTATCCTCTAAACCTTTTTCCCTGTCACTTGGAAAAATCGGACTGTTTCCCGGAAAAGGAGCTCCGCGCGTTATTTGGGTTGGTCTGAAGGACGCGGAAAACCGCCTGAAGTTTTTGCACCAGAAGGTAGAGATGGAGTTGAGCAGAATCGGATTTGAACCAGAAGCTCGTCCCTTTTCGCCGCATCTGACTGTTGGCAGAATCAAGTCCCGGAAAAATGTAAGGGCTTTAAAGGAAAGGGTAGTATCCGGAGAATCAATTGAGCAGGTGACGGTTTCTGTGACCGGGATCGTTTTGTATAAGAGTGAACTCACCCCGGAAGGATCGCGATACATCAATTTAAAGGCACTCCCACTGGGAGATTCGCTGCCAAATATAAAGTAA
- a CDS encoding mechanosensitive ion channel family protein — MEQFQEILVYLKKDNGYVLQVFIVILAALVLEFIQRKLLGKLQIRLEKTKNSWDDIFVRAIRRPLSLVIWVGGLYMAMVIIQDATKAVIFSAVEPIRDVAVVAAMAWVMIRIIAGAEENLKASDSDFDHTTVDAISKLLRISVIITTILVGLQTLGYSISGVLAFGGVGGIAVGFAARDLLANFFGGLMIYLDRPFSVGDWVRSPDRDIEGTIEKIGWRLTMVRTFDKRPLYVPNSVFNNIAVENPSRMSNRRIKETIGIRYEDAGKMGLIIDRVKTMLMEHEDIDTTKTLIVNFNNFAPSSLDFFIYTFTKTTNWIRFHEVKQDVLLKIIDIIQNEGVEFAYPTSTLHIADFPAGKKLEIKEPDIPG; from the coding sequence ATGGAACAGTTTCAAGAAATCCTCGTCTACCTGAAAAAGGACAACGGTTATGTCCTGCAGGTGTTCATCGTAATTCTGGCAGCTCTGGTGTTGGAATTTATTCAGCGCAAGTTGCTGGGGAAATTACAGATTCGTCTGGAGAAAACCAAAAACTCCTGGGACGATATATTTGTCAGGGCTATCCGTCGACCCCTATCCCTGGTGATCTGGGTAGGGGGGTTGTACATGGCCATGGTGATCATCCAGGATGCTACCAAGGCTGTTATTTTCTCTGCGGTAGAACCCATTCGCGATGTGGCGGTGGTGGCGGCAATGGCCTGGGTCATGATCCGGATCATTGCGGGAGCGGAGGAAAACCTCAAAGCTTCAGACAGTGATTTTGACCACACTACTGTGGATGCGATTTCCAAGTTGTTACGGATTTCGGTCATTATCACCACGATTCTGGTAGGGTTGCAAACGCTTGGCTACAGTATTTCCGGTGTGCTGGCCTTTGGTGGTGTCGGTGGTATTGCCGTTGGTTTTGCGGCCAGGGACCTGCTGGCCAATTTTTTTGGCGGACTGATGATTTATCTGGATCGGCCCTTTTCCGTTGGAGACTGGGTGCGTTCCCCTGACCGGGATATCGAAGGCACCATTGAAAAAATAGGCTGGCGATTGACAATGGTCCGTACGTTCGACAAGCGCCCGCTTTACGTGCCCAATTCTGTTTTCAATAATATTGCAGTTGAAAACCCCTCGCGCATGAGCAACCGTCGTATAAAGGAGACCATCGGTATCCGTTATGAGGATGCCGGCAAAATGGGGTTGATCATCGATCGCGTCAAAACCATGTTGATGGAACATGAAGACATCGATACCACCAAAACCCTGATAGTGAATTTTAATAATTTTGCGCCGTCCTCACTCGACTTTTTTATCTACACGTTTACTAAAACCACCAACTGGATCCGGTTTCATGAAGTGAAGCAGGATGTTTTGTTAAAAATAATCGACATAATTCAAAATGAAGGAGTCGAGTTCGCCTACCCGACATCGACACTTCACATTGCCGACTTTCCAGCAGGCAAGAAGCTGGAAATCAAGGAACCGGACATTCCGGGATGA
- the rlmD gene encoding 23S rRNA (uracil(1939)-C(5))-methyltransferase RlmD: MPKPTSNIPVTVGDQLEVEVETLNSSGDGIARVDGFTVFVPQGLPGDQCKIEITKTANRYSVARVIERTAPGPHRIDSPCPVFPECGGCRLQDLNYEQQLYFKAGVVKDNLKHIGKIDWPEPIKAIPAIPVYGYRNKGSFALEGRGKNLGIGFFKTGTHEVVDSATCDTLMEPVNAVKEWLRSLISYHHVSIYDETKHMGFLRNLVIRHSPTTGQSLVGLVTTRGIFKKRFLPDLTKESDLKRLGIVGILQNFNAQKSNFILGSKSKPLWGREYLEDNLVGLKFKISLGSFFQVNPNESIKLYKLIEEWTHLEKGLIVDAYCGNGGIALWLARAGRKVLGIDEFAPAIEDAKTSAGWNKLNEVQFEAGTLESHLEGLKEKNIGTLIVDPPRKGLSTHVVETIPKLNPPRLIYVSCNPATLARDLALLTDYSIKDIRVIDMFPQTPHIETAVLLEKV; this comes from the coding sequence ATGCCAAAACCCACGTCAAATATTCCGGTCACCGTCGGCGACCAGCTTGAAGTCGAAGTCGAGACACTCAACTCGTCAGGCGATGGTATTGCCCGCGTCGATGGATTCACCGTGTTCGTTCCACAGGGCCTGCCGGGTGACCAGTGTAAGATCGAAATAACCAAAACCGCCAACCGCTACAGCGTGGCGCGGGTTATTGAAAGAACCGCTCCGGGACCACATCGCATCGACTCTCCCTGCCCTGTTTTTCCCGAGTGTGGCGGTTGCCGTCTGCAGGATCTAAACTACGAACAGCAACTATACTTCAAAGCCGGAGTCGTAAAAGACAATCTTAAGCACATTGGAAAGATCGATTGGCCTGAGCCGATCAAAGCCATCCCGGCTATCCCGGTTTATGGCTATCGCAATAAAGGCAGCTTTGCACTGGAAGGACGAGGCAAAAACCTTGGCATAGGTTTTTTCAAAACAGGCACGCATGAAGTGGTCGACTCCGCTACATGCGACACGTTGATGGAACCGGTCAATGCCGTCAAGGAATGGCTGCGCAGTCTGATCTCCTACCATCACGTTTCGATCTACGACGAAACGAAGCACATGGGATTTTTAAGGAACCTCGTCATCCGGCATTCACCGACAACCGGGCAATCACTGGTCGGGCTGGTCACGACGCGCGGGATATTCAAGAAACGGTTTTTACCGGATCTGACCAAGGAGTCGGATTTGAAACGGCTGGGTATTGTTGGCATTCTGCAAAATTTCAATGCACAGAAAAGCAATTTCATCCTGGGTTCAAAAAGTAAACCGCTTTGGGGACGCGAATACCTCGAAGACAACCTGGTCGGTTTGAAGTTTAAAATTTCACTCGGCTCGTTCTTCCAGGTGAATCCGAACGAATCGATTAAACTTTACAAGCTGATCGAAGAATGGACCCATCTTGAAAAGGGACTGATCGTCGATGCCTACTGCGGCAATGGCGGCATCGCCCTGTGGCTGGCGCGCGCCGGCCGGAAAGTGCTTGGCATTGACGAGTTCGCACCTGCCATTGAGGATGCAAAAACAAGCGCCGGCTGGAACAAGTTAAACGAAGTCCAGTTTGAAGCGGGAACACTGGAAAGTCATTTGGAAGGTTTGAAGGAAAAGAACATCGGCACACTCATTGTCGATCCACCGCGCAAAGGGTTGTCGACCCATGTGGTCGAGACCATCCCGAAACTGAATCCGCCAAGACTGATCTACGTCTCGTGCAACCCCGCCACACTGGCACGCGATCTCGCCCTGCTGACTGATTACAGCATCAAGGACATACGCGTCATCGACATGTTCCCCCAGACACCCCATATAGAGACAGCGGTGTTGCTGGAGAAAGTTTAA
- the asnS gene encoding asparagine--tRNA ligase, translating to MTEQRRTPIKQLLTEGRAHPSVTVQGWVRTRRDSKGGFSFIELNDGSCLKNLQIIADHTLVSYQNQQSRIHTGACIQITGELVESEGKGQSVEMRAAELSVFGEADPEHYPLQKKRHSLEYLREIAHLRPRTNTIGAVMRVRSRLAYAVHQFFVDKGFVYLHTPIITSSDCEGAGEMFQVTTLDINNPPRSEDGVDFKEDFFGERTGLTVSGQLEGEIYAMALSLIYTFGPTFRAENSHTSRHLSEFWMIEPEMAFYDLEDDMDLAEEFIKYLLNDVLEHCHDDLEFFNQRVDKHLLETLTHVNDTPFEHISYTEAVDLLKKSKHKFEYPVEWGGHLQSEHERHLAETIFLKPVIIFDYPEKIKPFYMKMNEDGKTVRAMDVLLPRLGEIIGGSQREDDYEVLKSRFDVKGIDPKEYWWYLDLRRFGSAPHSGFGMGFERMVQFATGVENIRDVIPFPRFPKHAKF from the coding sequence ATGACGGAACAAAGGCGCACGCCGATTAAACAACTATTGACCGAGGGGCGGGCACACCCCAGTGTCACCGTTCAGGGTTGGGTTCGCACCCGCCGCGACTCCAAAGGCGGGTTTTCCTTTATCGAACTGAACGATGGGTCCTGCCTGAAAAACCTGCAGATCATCGCCGACCATACGCTGGTCTCCTATCAGAATCAGCAATCGAGGATACACACAGGGGCCTGCATCCAGATTACCGGTGAACTGGTGGAATCCGAAGGCAAGGGGCAGTCGGTTGAGATGCGGGCAGCGGAGCTTTCAGTTTTCGGAGAGGCCGACCCGGAACATTATCCGCTGCAAAAAAAACGCCACTCCCTGGAATACCTGCGGGAGATCGCCCACCTGCGTCCCAGAACCAACACCATCGGTGCGGTGATGCGCGTGCGTAGCCGGTTGGCCTATGCGGTCCACCAGTTTTTTGTCGACAAGGGGTTTGTCTACCTGCACACGCCTATCATCACTTCAAGCGATTGCGAGGGGGCGGGGGAAATGTTCCAGGTAACGACCCTCGACATCAACAATCCGCCACGCAGCGAAGACGGGGTGGATTTCAAAGAAGATTTTTTCGGCGAAAGAACCGGGCTCACGGTGAGCGGTCAGTTGGAGGGCGAGATATACGCCATGGCCCTGTCACTGATCTACACCTTCGGGCCGACTTTTCGAGCGGAGAATTCCCATACCAGTCGGCACTTGTCCGAGTTCTGGATGATCGAGCCGGAGATGGCGTTTTACGATCTTGAAGACGACATGGACCTCGCCGAGGAGTTCATCAAATATCTTTTGAATGATGTGCTGGAGCATTGCCACGACGACCTGGAATTTTTTAACCAGCGCGTCGACAAACATTTGCTCGAAACACTGACGCATGTGAACGATACACCGTTCGAACACATCAGCTACACCGAGGCTGTCGACCTGCTTAAAAAATCAAAGCATAAATTCGAGTACCCGGTGGAGTGGGGCGGGCATCTGCAGTCGGAGCACGAGCGGCACCTTGCCGAAACGATTTTTTTAAAACCGGTCATCATTTTTGACTATCCGGAAAAGATCAAACCGTTCTATATGAAAATGAACGAAGACGGCAAAACCGTTCGGGCGATGGATGTGTTGCTGCCAAGACTCGGCGAGATCATCGGTGGTTCGCAGAGGGAAGATGATTATGAAGTACTGAAGTCACGCTTCGATGTGAAGGGGATTGATCCGAAAGAATACTGGTGGTATCTGGATTTGCGCCGGTTTGGTTCTGCGCCGCATTCCGGCTTCGGGATGGGTTTTGAGCGCATGGTGCAGTTCGCCACCGGAGTTGAAAACATCCGCGACGTCATTCCATTTCCACGTTTCCCAAAACACGCGAAGTTTTAA
- a CDS encoding YggT family protein: protein MSLLGNFLQATAAVLGMALTVYGWIVFIRVLLSWVNPDPYNPIVQFLSRVTDPVLYKIREKLPMTGVGLDFSPLVLLLGIMFLKIFLVQSLMDLAMQLKAI from the coding sequence ATGTCACTATTAGGCAATTTTCTCCAAGCGACGGCCGCTGTTCTGGGCATGGCTCTGACCGTATACGGGTGGATCGTTTTCATCCGCGTATTATTGTCCTGGGTCAATCCGGATCCTTATAACCCGATAGTTCAGTTTTTGAGCCGAGTTACCGATCCAGTATTGTATAAGATTCGGGAGAAATTGCCGATGACTGGAGTCGGGCTGGATTTTTCACCTCTGGTCCTGCTTCTCGGAATCATGTTCCTTAAGATTTTTCTGGTACAGAGTCTGATGGATTTAGCCATGCAGCTTAAAGCGATATGA
- a CDS encoding DivIVA domain-containing protein: MKLTYLDILEQVFHDKWKGYDKKEVDTFLHLVAEDFKELHEELSQLRGKVERQEKKIAKLESANGNGDAKNLSPEALRDKARRVIQLARQEADKHLTEVDRELTRIKEEVQALRREKKELLNVVKGGRRALSQQQELAGANTPRSHEPANSPS; encoded by the coding sequence ATGAAACTAACCTACCTGGACATTCTGGAGCAGGTCTTTCACGACAAGTGGAAAGGCTACGATAAAAAAGAAGTCGATACCTTCCTGCACCTTGTGGCTGAAGATTTCAAGGAGCTTCACGAGGAGTTGTCACAGCTTCGCGGAAAAGTCGAACGCCAGGAGAAAAAAATTGCCAAACTGGAATCGGCCAATGGCAACGGCGATGCAAAAAACCTGAGCCCGGAAGCACTTCGTGATAAAGCCAGACGTGTAATCCAACTGGCCCGTCAGGAAGCAGACAAACACCTCACTGAGGTGGATCGCGAGCTGACCCGGATCAAGGAAGAAGTTCAGGCACTGCGGCGCGAAAAAAAGGAATTGCTAAACGTGGTCAAAGGTGGACGGCGCGCACTGAGCCAGCAACAGGAACTCGCCGGTGCCAATACCCCCCGCAGTCATGAACCTGCCAACAGTCCTTCGTGA
- a CDS encoding YggU family protein, translating into MPTVLRDGGIQFGIRVQPRSSRNEISGIQGDRLKIKLTSPPVDGAANKSCLKFLSKYFGVSLSRVTLVSGQSGRNKTIHIEGLDAAQFDSLLAPILSSNSNSK; encoded by the coding sequence CTGCCAACAGTCCTTCGTGACGGGGGCATCCAGTTCGGCATCCGCGTTCAACCCCGCTCCTCCCGAAACGAAATTTCAGGTATCCAGGGCGACCGCTTAAAAATCAAACTGACATCTCCTCCGGTTGACGGCGCGGCCAACAAATCCTGTTTAAAATTCCTGTCCAAGTATTTCGGCGTTTCCTTAAGTCGTGTTACGCTGGTCAGCGGCCAGTCGGGTCGAAACAAAACCATACATATTGAAGGATTGGACGCGGCACAATTCGATTCCCTGCTCGCCCCGATCCTGTCTTCCAACTCCAACTCGAAGTAA
- the mtnA gene encoding S-methyl-5-thioribose-1-phosphate isomerase yields the protein MIPTIEYINGVVRMIDQTRLPNETEFVDCTTPEEVGVAIKTMVIRGAPAIGVAAALGASLAADRIEAGDFDSFFDQLSTDCEALAATRPTAVNLAWALERMKRVAQENNNLSVAELKVRLREEACKVLEDDVTINKTMGNNGQTLLQSGQQVLTHCNAGALATAGYGTALGVIRAAVENGKDISVFANETRPFLQGARLTAWELMEDNIPVTLITDNMCGHFMKEKKIDAVVVGADRIAANGDVANKIGTYMVAVLAQKNNIPFYVAAPISTLDLSLSSGEQIPIEERSAEEVVTLGKTRIAPKDVRAAHPAFDVTPNDLVSAIITEKGVAKAPFTESLKALAQS from the coding sequence ATGATTCCTACTATTGAATACATTAACGGTGTGGTGCGCATGATCGACCAGACCCGTCTTCCCAACGAAACCGAATTTGTAGATTGCACCACCCCGGAAGAGGTGGGTGTGGCCATTAAAACCATGGTGATTCGCGGCGCCCCCGCCATTGGCGTCGCTGCCGCACTCGGTGCCAGCCTGGCAGCCGACCGAATTGAAGCGGGTGACTTCGATTCTTTCTTTGATCAACTTTCTACAGACTGTGAAGCACTCGCGGCAACGCGACCGACTGCGGTCAACCTGGCGTGGGCTTTGGAACGCATGAAGCGGGTTGCCCAGGAAAATAATAATCTTTCCGTTGCAGAGCTAAAAGTCCGGTTGCGGGAAGAAGCCTGCAAGGTGCTGGAAGATGATGTCACCATCAATAAAACCATGGGGAACAACGGGCAGACTCTTTTGCAAAGCGGTCAACAGGTGTTGACACACTGCAACGCCGGCGCACTGGCAACTGCCGGATACGGCACGGCATTGGGGGTGATCCGCGCCGCGGTGGAAAACGGCAAGGATATCTCCGTGTTCGCCAATGAGACCCGCCCCTTCCTGCAGGGTGCACGGTTAACTGCCTGGGAACTCATGGAAGATAACATCCCGGTGACACTCATCACCGACAACATGTGCGGTCATTTCATGAAAGAAAAAAAGATCGACGCTGTGGTGGTAGGAGCGGACCGTATTGCTGCCAATGGCGATGTCGCCAACAAGATCGGCACGTACATGGTGGCGGTGCTGGCACAGAAAAACAACATCCCGTTTTATGTTGCCGCACCTATTTCTACGCTGGACCTTTCTCTTTCCAGTGGCGAACAGATTCCCATTGAGGAGCGCAGTGCAGAAGAAGTCGTGACCCTGGGAAAAACCCGCATCGCACCAAAAGATGTCCGCGCGGCGCATCCGGCTTTTGATGTCACACCCAATGATCTGGTCAGCGCTATCATCACCGAAAAAGGCGTGGCCAAGGCTCCATTCACCGAGTCACTGAAAGCGCTCGCCCAATCCTGA
- a CDS encoding NDP-sugar synthase, which produces MKAMVLAAGFGTRLKPLTQVLPKPMFPILGKPVLEHTLAHLARFGIRDITVNLHHLPAAVQGYFGNGETLGIELHYSYEQEILGTAGGILKARKYLDGGPFIVMNSDIITDIDLEKVMAFHQARGSALTMVLTDGEVTGIHDPIELDENDRVVHMPGASSKNMPDTTRPVTFTGVQIIEPEIFDRIPVNQFCGTTKEIYPEMIEDGRRVYGYLHKGYWQDMGTREQYLQVHKEILDGKTTLPASSSTALPEGANIVAPVWIGKDCKISNAATIGPYAVLGKGCVVENGAEIKNTVCWERVRTGENARIESSVLATGVVVLADAEISKESIIP; this is translated from the coding sequence ATGAAAGCCATGGTGCTGGCGGCAGGATTCGGTACCCGCTTGAAACCGCTGACCCAGGTTCTCCCCAAACCCATGTTTCCCATTCTGGGAAAACCGGTGCTGGAACACACGCTGGCGCATCTGGCGCGTTTTGGTATCCGCGACATCACCGTGAACCTGCACCATCTGCCGGCTGCTGTGCAGGGTTATTTTGGCAACGGGGAAACGCTGGGCATCGAACTGCATTACTCGTACGAGCAAGAAATCCTTGGAACAGCCGGAGGGATTTTGAAGGCGCGGAAATATCTGGACGGTGGTCCCTTCATTGTGATGAACTCGGACATCATCACCGACATCGACCTCGAAAAAGTGATGGCGTTTCATCAGGCACGCGGTTCGGCCCTCACCATGGTGTTGACCGATGGGGAAGTCACCGGCATTCATGATCCTATTGAGCTGGATGAAAATGACCGCGTGGTTCACATGCCTGGCGCATCCTCAAAAAATATGCCCGACACCACACGTCCGGTTACGTTCACGGGAGTTCAGATAATTGAGCCGGAAATATTCGACCGAATCCCCGTGAATCAGTTTTGTGGCACCACCAAAGAAATTTATCCGGAGATGATAGAAGACGGTCGGCGGGTCTATGGCTACCTGCACAAGGGCTACTGGCAGGACATGGGCACGCGCGAACAGTATTTGCAGGTCCATAAAGAAATTCTGGACGGCAAGACCACCCTGCCCGCCTCGTCCTCTACCGCGTTACCGGAAGGTGCAAACATCGTCGCACCTGTCTGGATCGGGAAAGATTGCAAGATCTCCAATGCAGCCACCATCGGACCCTATGCTGTATTAGGAAAAGGTTGTGTGGTGGAGAATGGAGCAGAGATTAAAAACACAGTCTGCTGGGAGCGGGTACGTACTGGAGAAAACGCCCGAATTGAAAGCAGCGTCCTGGCAACCGGAGTTGTGGTTTTAGCGGACGCTGAAATTTCAAAAGAGTCTATCATCCCTTGA